A single genomic interval of Bacteroidales bacterium harbors:
- the purE gene encoding 5-(carboxyamino)imidazole ribonucleotide mutase encodes MKPIVSIIMGSTSDLPIMEKAAKLLDEFEIPFEMNALSAHRTPVEVEEFAKNAEGRGIKVIIAAAGMAAHLPGVIAASTPLPVIGVPINSTLDGMDALLAIVQMPPGIPVATVGINGALNAAILAIQMLSLSDENIASKFKTYKAALAQKIVKANEELAKIEYKYKTN; translated from the coding sequence ATGAAACCTATTGTCAGTATTATCATGGGCAGTACATCTGATTTGCCCATTATGGAGAAAGCGGCTAAATTGCTTGACGAGTTTGAAATACCTTTTGAGATGAATGCTCTATCGGCTCACCGCACTCCCGTTGAAGTTGAAGAGTTTGCAAAAAACGCTGAAGGGCGTGGTATTAAAGTTATTATTGCTGCCGCAGGTATGGCAGCACATCTTCCTGGTGTTATTGCAGCAAGCACTCCACTACCCGTTATTGGTGTTCCCATCAACTCAACTCTTGATGGTATGGATGCTCTTCTTGCCATTGTGCAAATGCCTCCGGGAATACCTGTTGCAACCGTAGGAATAAACGGGGCTTTGAATGCTGCAATTTTAGCAATACAGATGCTCTCGCTAAGCGATGAGAATATTGCATCTAAATTTAAAACCTATAAAGCAGCGTTGGCTCAAAAAATTGTAAAGGCTAACGAGGAACTTGCTAAAATAGAGTATAAATACAAAACAAACTAA
- the ispG gene encoding (E)-4-hydroxy-3-methylbut-2-enyl-diphosphate synthase — MDIFNYRRRVSSVTNIGGIPLGGDNPIRIQSMTDTSTRDVEASVKQVLEIADAGADYVRLTTQGVLEVDALAVIRKTLRAKGNTTPLIADIHFNPNVADAAAKITDKIRINPGNFTDSARVFKIIEYTDESYREEIKRLEERFIQLLDICKEHNTALRIGVNHGSLSDRIMSRYGDTPEGIAESCMEFLRVCKRENFNNVALSIKASNTVVMVKSVRLLIDAMEREGMNYPLHLGVTEAGDGEDGRIKSAVGIGALLCDGIGDTIRVSLSEPPQNEVPVASQLVNYVQEREGHKEIIATPYEGYSYLNMERRPSFSVANVGGDNAPIVICNGDCSLTGTLKPDYILKESLCVGENISIKVIGVEDIEHYENYSEPLILKLHYPQLTDSVIAFIASHKSVIVMAYSNHANMVGELRATAHTLTRKGCNNPVVLMLQYAENEKEALQIKCGADLGALLLDGVGNGVMIVNNGCIDNNTITTISFSALQAARLRTTKTEYISCPGCGRTQFDLQKTVARIKEATAHLVGLKIGIMGCIVNGPGEMADADYGYVGAARGKISLYKGKVCIEKNIPEDEAVERLLKFIEEDRS, encoded by the coding sequence ATGGATATTTTTAACTACCGCAGAAGGGTTAGTTCGGTAACAAACATTGGGGGTATTCCTTTGGGTGGAGATAACCCCATACGAATTCAATCGATGACCGACACCTCTACTCGCGATGTTGAGGCGAGTGTGAAACAGGTTCTGGAGATTGCCGATGCAGGTGCCGACTATGTTCGTTTAACCACTCAAGGTGTATTGGAGGTTGATGCTCTTGCCGTTATACGTAAAACATTAAGAGCAAAAGGCAACACCACACCCCTTATTGCGGATATTCATTTTAACCCTAACGTGGCTGATGCCGCCGCTAAGATCACCGATAAGATAAGAATCAACCCCGGTAATTTTACCGATAGTGCAAGAGTGTTCAAAATTATTGAATATACCGATGAGAGTTACAGAGAGGAGATTAAGCGTCTTGAAGAGAGGTTTATTCAACTGCTTGATATTTGCAAAGAGCATAACACCGCTTTGAGGATTGGTGTTAATCATGGCTCGTTGTCGGATAGAATTATGAGCCGATATGGCGACACCCCAGAGGGTATTGCCGAGTCGTGCATGGAGTTCCTTCGTGTTTGTAAACGTGAAAACTTCAACAATGTGGCTCTCTCAATAAAAGCATCAAACACCGTTGTAATGGTAAAATCGGTAAGGTTGCTTATTGACGCCATGGAGCGTGAAGGTATGAACTACCCTCTTCATCTTGGGGTTACCGAGGCAGGCGATGGCGAGGATGGTCGTATTAAATCGGCTGTGGGTATTGGTGCTTTGCTTTGCGATGGCATTGGAGACACTATTAGAGTTTCACTCAGTGAGCCTCCACAAAACGAAGTTCCTGTTGCATCGCAATTGGTAAACTACGTTCAGGAGCGAGAGGGGCACAAAGAGATTATTGCCACTCCTTACGAAGGGTACTCATACCTGAATATGGAACGCAGACCATCGTTTTCAGTTGCCAACGTAGGCGGAGATAATGCTCCTATTGTTATCTGCAACGGAGATTGTTCGCTTACCGGCACTCTTAAACCCGACTACATTTTAAAAGAGAGTTTATGTGTTGGAGAGAATATCTCAATCAAAGTTATTGGGGTTGAAGATATTGAGCATTACGAAAACTACTCTGAACCTCTTATTTTAAAACTACACTACCCACAACTAACCGATAGTGTTATTGCCTTTATTGCAAGTCATAAGAGTGTTATTGTAATGGCATACAGCAACCACGCAAATATGGTGGGCGAGTTAAGAGCAACGGCTCACACTCTTACACGCAAAGGGTGCAATAACCCTGTTGTATTGATGTTGCAATATGCAGAGAACGAGAAAGAGGCTCTACAAATTAAGTGTGGTGCCGACTTGGGAGCTCTGCTTCTTGATGGAGTTGGGAATGGCGTGATGATTGTAAACAATGGTTGCATTGATAACAACACTATAACTACCATTTCATTCTCGGCACTTCAAGCCGCAAGGTTAAGAACAACCAAAACCGAGTATATCTCATGTCCGGGTTGTGGCAGAACTCAATTTGATTTACAAAAAACAGTTGCCCGTATTAAAGAGGCTACAGCTCATCTTGTGGGATTGAAGATTGGTATTATGGGCTGTATTGTTAATGGTCCCGGCGAGATGGCAGATGCCGACTATGGCTATGTTGGTGCAGCTCGTGGCAAGATAAGCCTATATAAGGGAAAAGTTTGTATTGAGAAGAACATCCCCGAAGATGAGGCTGTTGAACGCCTATTGAAGTTTATTGAGGAGGACCGTTCTTAG
- a CDS encoding DUF1460 domain-containing protein: MKSLILISLLLFSLSCRNAVESENIVYYTAKDSVKCEEILTHTFDSKPVSTTEVAKIFLATPYQGGTLDREQTEGIVVRFDSLDCTTFVETVTTLTRCINKGVTDYKQFVKELEIIRYRNGKCNGYESRLHYFSEWIYNNQTMGIVEEILPDTLIETEQRSINFMSLNADRYKGITSDTILSEIKTTEAFLSAQPFSYIPKEKVALLTKESVKEGDIIAIVTDIKGLDISHVGFATFVEGKIHLLHASSAKKEVITDPLPLSEYLAKQKHHAGVKVVRIL; the protein is encoded by the coding sequence ATGAAATCCCTTATACTAATATCTCTACTATTATTCTCACTCTCTTGCAGAAACGCAGTAGAGAGTGAGAATATTGTTTATTATACCGCAAAAGACTCTGTAAAGTGTGAGGAGATATTAACCCACACGTTTGACTCTAAGCCAGTAAGCACAACAGAAGTTGCAAAAATATTTTTGGCAACCCCTTATCAAGGGGGGACTTTGGATAGAGAGCAAACAGAGGGTATTGTTGTGAGGTTTGACTCGCTCGACTGCACCACCTTTGTTGAGACGGTTACCACTCTTACTCGTTGCATAAACAAGGGAGTAACCGATTATAAGCAATTTGTAAAAGAGTTGGAGATAATTCGCTACCGCAATGGCAAGTGCAATGGTTATGAGAGCCGTTTGCACTACTTCAGCGAGTGGATATATAATAACCAAACAATGGGTATTGTTGAGGAGATTTTACCTGACACCCTAATTGAAACAGAGCAACGCTCAATAAATTTTATGAGCCTTAATGCCGACAGGTACAAAGGCATCACTTCGGACACTATCCTAAGCGAAATAAAGACCACTGAAGCGTTTTTATCTGCTCAGCCATTCTCTTATATACCCAAAGAGAAAGTTGCTCTACTGACAAAAGAGAGCGTTAAAGAGGGCGATATTATTGCTATCGTAACAGATATTAAAGGGTTGGATATATCGCACGTTGGTTTTGCCACATTTGTTGAGGGCAAAATTCATCTTCTACACGCCTCTTCAGCAAAAAAGGAGGTCATCACCGACCCTCTTCCTCTAAGTGAATACCTCGCAAAACAAAAACACCACGCAGGGGTTAAGGTTGTGAGGATACTTTAG
- the rplQ gene encoding 50S ribosomal protein L17, with amino-acid sequence MRHNKKFNHLSRTASHRAAMLSNMTCSLIMHKRIFTTLAKAKALRVYAEPIINKAKEDTTASRRVVFSYLQDKKAVKELFGDIATKIAERNGGYTRIIKTGTRLGDGAKTCFIELVDYNENMLKEKTAKKATRTRRSKKAAAPVAEAPVAEAPVAETPAAE; translated from the coding sequence ATGAGACATAATAAAAAATTCAACCACTTGAGCAGAACAGCTTCACACAGAGCAGCCATGTTGTCAAACATGACTTGTTCATTGATAATGCACAAGCGTATATTCACAACTTTAGCAAAAGCAAAAGCATTAAGAGTATATGCTGAGCCTATCATCAACAAGGCAAAAGAAGACACAACAGCATCTCGCCGTGTAGTATTTAGCTATTTGCAAGACAAAAAAGCAGTAAAAGAGCTTTTCGGAGATATAGCAACTAAAATTGCAGAGCGTAACGGAGGATACACTCGTATCATCAAAACAGGAACACGTCTTGGAGACGGAGCAAAAACTTGTTTTATTGAGTTAGTAGATTACAACGAGAATATGCTTAAAGAGAAAACAGCTAAAAAAGCAACTCGTACACGTCGCTCAAAAAAAGCAGCAGCACCAGTTGCTGAGGCTCCAGTTGCAGAGGCACCAGTTGCTGAAACTCCAGCAGCAGAGTAA
- a CDS encoding DNA-directed RNA polymerase subunit alpha encodes MAILAFQKPEEVVMVEATQFFGKFEFRPLEPGYGVTVGNALRRILLSSLEGFAITSIRIEGVDHEFATIPGVLEDVSNIILNLKKVRLKRIVEDVETEKVSLTCSGSEFKAGDISKALSSFEVLNPELVICHLDSSAKFNIELNINKGRGYVPAEENAQPTDAVDVIAIDSIYTPIVNVKYYYDPYRVEQKTDYEKLTIEVTTDGSIHPKDALKEAAKILMYHFMMFSDEKITLESSDGDGNEEFDEEVLHMRQLLKSRLTDMDLSVRALNCLKSADVETLAELVVFNKNDLLKFRNFGKKSLNELDDLLAGLNLSFGMDISKYKLDKE; translated from the coding sequence ATGGCGATATTAGCATTTCAAAAACCCGAAGAGGTAGTCATGGTAGAGGCTACACAGTTCTTTGGAAAATTCGAATTCCGTCCTTTGGAGCCTGGCTACGGTGTTACAGTAGGCAATGCGTTACGCCGTATTCTCCTCTCTTCATTAGAGGGATTTGCAATTACCTCAATACGTATTGAGGGAGTTGATCACGAGTTTGCTACCATACCCGGAGTATTAGAAGACGTATCAAACATTATCTTGAACTTAAAGAAAGTACGTCTAAAAAGAATTGTTGAAGATGTAGAGACAGAGAAAGTTTCTCTAACATGTTCAGGATCTGAATTTAAAGCCGGAGATATAAGCAAAGCACTATCAAGCTTTGAGGTATTGAACCCTGAGTTGGTAATATGTCACCTTGATTCAAGTGCAAAATTCAACATTGAGTTGAACATTAACAAAGGACGTGGATATGTACCCGCTGAGGAGAACGCACAACCCACAGATGCTGTTGATGTAATAGCAATAGACTCAATTTACACACCAATCGTAAATGTAAAATACTACTACGATCCATATCGTGTAGAGCAAAAAACTGACTACGAGAAGTTGACAATTGAGGTAACAACCGATGGATCAATTCACCCAAAAGATGCTTTAAAAGAGGCAGCAAAAATATTGATGTATCACTTTATGATGTTCTCTGATGAGAAGATAACATTAGAGTCGTCAGACGGTGATGGCAATGAAGAATTTGATGAAGAGGTATTACATATGCGTCAATTGTTGAAGAGCCGTTTAACTGACATGGATCTTTCAGTTCGTGCATTAAACTGCTTGAAATCAGCCGATGTTGAAACATTAGCAGAGTTGGTAGTATTCAACAAAAACGATCTATTGAAATTCCGAAACTTCGGTAAAAAATCACTAAACGAGTTAGATGACCTTTTGGCAGGATTGAACCTATCTTTCGGAATGGACATCTCTAAATATAAATTAGATAAAGAATAA
- the rpsD gene encoding 30S ribosomal protein S4 — protein MARYTGPKSRIARKFGEAIFGADKVLSKKNYPPGQHGQNKRRKTSEYGTQLAEKQKAKYTYGVLERQFRILFEKASRTKGITGEVLLQLLESRLDNVVYRLGIAPTRAAARQLVSHRHIVVDGKVVNIPSYQLKPGQVVGVREKSKSLENITDSLAGFNHSKYPWIEWDEATKSGKYLHIPERADIPENIKEQLIVELYSKQ, from the coding sequence ATGGCAAGATATACAGGACCTAAATCAAGAATTGCACGTAAATTCGGAGAGGCAATTTTTGGAGCAGATAAAGTGTTGTCAAAGAAGAACTATCCTCCTGGACAACACGGACAAAACAAAAGAAGAAAAACATCTGAGTACGGAACACAACTTGCAGAGAAGCAAAAAGCAAAATACACTTACGGAGTATTAGAGCGTCAGTTCCGCATACTATTTGAGAAAGCATCACGCACAAAAGGTATTACAGGTGAGGTATTACTACAACTATTGGAGTCACGTCTTGACAACGTAGTATATCGCTTAGGTATAGCACCAACACGTGCAGCTGCTCGTCAATTAGTATCACACCGTCACATTGTTGTTGATGGAAAAGTAGTAAACATTCCTTCATACCAATTGAAACCCGGTCAAGTAGTAGGAGTACGTGAGAAATCAAAATCATTGGAGAATATCACAGACTCACTTGCAGGATTCAATCACAGCAAATATCCTTGGATTGAGTGGGATGAAGCAACAAAAAGCGGAAAATATCTACACATTCCAGAAAGAGCAGATATTCCTGAGAATATCAAAGAGCAATTAATCGTTGAGTTGTACTCTAAACAATAA
- the rpsK gene encoding 30S ribosomal protein S11, whose protein sequence is MAKKTVAVKKRKVHVGVVGQAHIHSSFNNIIVSIANEDGQVISWSSAGKMGFRGSKKNTPYAAQMAAQDCGKVAFDLGLRKVKAYVKGPGNGRESAIRTIAQLGIDVIEIIDVTPLPHNGCRPPKRRRV, encoded by the coding sequence ATGGCAAAAAAAACAGTCGCAGTAAAGAAGAGAAAAGTACATGTAGGCGTTGTGGGACAAGCTCACATCCACTCTTCATTTAACAACATCATCGTCTCAATCGCCAACGAAGACGGACAAGTTATCTCTTGGTCTTCAGCAGGTAAAATGGGATTTAGAGGATCAAAGAAAAATACTCCTTATGCAGCACAAATGGCAGCACAAGACTGCGGAAAAGTTGCATTTGATTTAGGTCTACGTAAAGTAAAAGCATACGTTAAAGGCCCGGGTAATGGTCGTGAATCAGCAATCCGTACAATTGCACAATTAGGCATTGACGTAATAGAGATTATAGACGTTACTCCATTGCCACACAATGGATGTCGTCCTCCAAAAAGAAGAAGAGTATAA
- the rpsM gene encoding 30S ribosomal protein S13, translating into MAVRIVGVDLPQNKRGEIALTYIFGIGRSASKTILEKAGIDKNIKVKDWTDDQAAKVREIIGAEYKVEGDLRTEVQLNIKRLMDIGCYRGVRHRNGLPVRGQSTKNNARTRKGKKKTVANKKKATK; encoded by the coding sequence ATGGCAGTAAGAATTGTCGGTGTTGACCTACCGCAAAATAAAAGAGGTGAAATCGCTTTGACCTACATATTCGGTATCGGTCGAAGTGCGTCAAAAACCATCTTAGAGAAAGCTGGAATTGACAAAAACATTAAAGTAAAAGATTGGACAGACGACCAAGCAGCAAAAGTTCGTGAGATCATCGGAGCAGAGTACAAAGTAGAGGGAGATCTTCGTACAGAAGTACAACTCAACATCAAACGATTAATGGATATTGGTTGTTATCGTGGTGTACGTCACCGTAATGGACTTCCCGTTCGTGGACAAAGTACAAAAAACAATGCCCGCACACGTAAGGGTAAAAAGAAAACCGTTGCAAATAAGAAAAAAGCTACTAAATAA
- the ykgO gene encoding type B 50S ribosomal protein L36 codes for MKVRASLKKRTPECKIVRRNGKLYVINKKNPKYKQRQG; via the coding sequence ATGAAAGTAAGAGCATCATTAAAAAAGCGCACACCGGAGTGTAAAATAGTTAGACGCAACGGAAAGTTGTATGTAATTAACAAGAAAAATCCAAAGTATAAACAACGTCAAGGATAA
- the infA gene encoding translation initiation factor IF-1: protein MAKQAAIEQDGTIVEALSNAMFRVELENGHEITAHISGKMRMHYIRILPGDKVRVEMSPYDLSKGRIAFRYK, encoded by the coding sequence ATGGCAAAACAAGCAGCGATAGAACAAGACGGAACAATAGTAGAGGCACTGTCTAATGCTATGTTCAGGGTTGAGTTAGAGAATGGACACGAAATAACAGCCCATATCTCAGGCAAGATGCGCATGCATTATATAAGAATACTACCTGGCGACAAAGTAAGAGTAGAAATGTCACCTTATGACTTGTCAAAAGGACGTATAGCGTTTAGATATAAATAA
- the map gene encoding type I methionyl aminopeptidase, with protein sequence MIYLKTDEEIELIRESNLLLAKTMGEIAKWVAPGVTTLKLDSIAEQYIRDNGGVPSCLGYSGYPNSICASVNEQVVHGIPSSKELQEGDIVSIDFCVLKNGFHSDSTYTFPVGEVSYEVKRLLKTTKESLYVGIEKAVEGNRVGDISNAIQTYCEKRGYSLVREMCGHGIGRQMHEAPEVPNYGRRGCGPVLRSGMVLAIEPMVNMGSRNIVIERDGWTARTKDRKPAAHYELCVAVREGKADILSTFKYVEEVLGDKYI encoded by the coding sequence ATGATTTATCTTAAAACAGACGAAGAGATAGAGTTAATCAGGGAAAGTAACCTGTTGTTGGCAAAAACCATGGGCGAGATAGCCAAATGGGTGGCACCGGGAGTTACTACCCTAAAACTCGACTCAATAGCCGAACAGTATATTCGCGACAACGGAGGAGTACCAAGTTGTTTAGGATATAGCGGTTATCCAAACTCGATATGTGCATCCGTAAACGAACAAGTTGTACACGGAATACCATCAAGCAAAGAGTTGCAAGAGGGAGACATAGTATCGATAGACTTTTGCGTATTGAAGAACGGATTTCATTCCGACTCGACATACACCTTCCCGGTAGGAGAAGTGAGTTACGAAGTAAAACGACTATTGAAAACAACCAAAGAGTCGTTATACGTAGGAATCGAAAAAGCAGTAGAAGGCAATCGCGTAGGCGATATAAGCAATGCCATTCAAACCTATTGCGAGAAGAGAGGATACTCACTTGTCAGAGAGATGTGTGGACACGGAATAGGACGCCAAATGCACGAAGCACCCGAAGTTCCCAATTACGGACGCCGAGGATGCGGACCGGTATTACGAAGTGGTATGGTATTAGCCATAGAGCCTATGGTAAATATGGGTTCACGTAATATAGTAATAGAACGCGATGGTTGGACAGCACGCACAAAAGATCGCAAACCGGCAGCACACTATGAATTATGTGTAGCCGTACGCGAAGGAAAGGCCGACATACTATCAACATTCAAATACGTAGAAGAAGTTTTAGGAGATAAATACATTTAA
- the secY gene encoding preprotein translocase subunit SecY — protein sequence MRAIETIKNIWKIEDLRYRIITTLLLIMVYRVGSYVVLPGIDVETLANLQEQTRGGLMALLDMFSGGAFSNASIFALGIMPYISASIVIQLLGMALPYFQKLQREGESGRRKLNQYTRYLTVAILLIQAPSYLVNLKTQIGAAAFPEGVMFMVTSTIILAAGSMFVLWLGERITDKGIGNGISFIILIGIIARLPQALGFEFINRATTATGGLVMFLAEIVFLLFVVAASILLVQGTRKVPVQYAKRIVGNKQYGGARQYIPLKVNSAGVMPIIFAQALMFIPITIVGFSTTSSSAFVQAFTDNTGFWYNFVYAILIIVFTYFYTAITIQPNQMAEDMKRNNGFIPGIKPGKKTAEYIDSIMSRITLPGSIFLALVAIMPAFAQIAGISAEFAQFFGGTSLLILVGVILDTLQQVESHLMMHHYDGLLKSGRIKGRQGSVSAY from the coding sequence ATGAGAGCGATAGAGACAATTAAAAATATTTGGAAGATAGAGGATCTAAGATATAGAATCATCACTACCCTATTGCTAATAATGGTGTACCGCGTAGGATCATACGTGGTACTACCAGGTATTGATGTTGAAACACTCGCAAACCTACAAGAGCAAACACGAGGTGGTTTGATGGCGTTGTTAGATATGTTCTCAGGAGGAGCATTCTCAAATGCATCAATATTTGCATTAGGAATTATGCCCTATATCTCAGCATCTATCGTGATCCAACTTTTGGGAATGGCATTGCCATACTTCCAAAAATTGCAACGCGAAGGCGAAAGCGGACGTCGCAAGTTGAATCAATATACTCGCTATCTAACAGTAGCAATCCTATTAATACAAGCACCCTCATATTTGGTGAACCTTAAAACCCAAATCGGTGCAGCAGCATTCCCCGAAGGAGTAATGTTTATGGTAACATCAACAATCATCCTTGCAGCAGGAAGTATGTTTGTATTATGGTTAGGAGAGCGTATAACAGATAAAGGTATAGGAAACGGAATCTCATTCATAATCTTGATAGGTATCATAGCACGCCTACCACAAGCATTAGGATTTGAGTTCATTAACCGTGCAACAACAGCAACAGGAGGATTAGTAATGTTCTTGGCAGAGATCGTATTCCTATTGTTTGTAGTAGCAGCATCTATTCTATTAGTACAAGGAACACGCAAAGTACCCGTACAATATGCAAAAAGAATAGTAGGCAACAAACAATACGGAGGTGCAAGACAATACATCCCCTTAAAAGTAAACAGTGCAGGAGTAATGCCAATCATCTTTGCACAAGCGTTGATGTTCATACCTATTACAATAGTAGGATTCTCAACAACATCATCAAGTGCATTTGTACAAGCATTCACTGATAACACAGGATTCTGGTATAACTTTGTATATGCAATATTGATCATTGTATTCACATACTTCTATACAGCAATCACTATCCAACCCAATCAAATGGCAGAGGATATGAAACGCAACAATGGATTCATTCCCGGAATCAAACCCGGAAAGAAAACAGCAGAGTACATCGATTCAATAATGTCACGAATCACACTACCAGGTTCAATCTTTTTGGCATTGGTGGCAATTATGCCAGCATTCGCACAAATAGCAGGAATCAGTGCAGAGTTTGCACAATTCTTCGGAGGAACATCACTATTGATTCTTGTAGGAGTAATCCTTGACACACTACAACAAGTAGAGAGTCACTTAATGATGCACCACTACGATGGATTGTTGAAATCAGGCAGAATAAAAGGCCGTCAAGGTTCTGTTTCAGCATATTAG
- the rplO gene encoding 50S ribosomal protein L15 translates to MNLSNLKPAAGSTKSRKRIGRGPGSGMGGTSTRGHKGAKQRSGYSRKLGFEGGQMPLQRRLPKFGFKNPNHVEYKAINLSTIQTLAEAKGLEKIDVNTLIEAGFVAKNQMVKILGGGTITAKLEVTANAFSKSAEAAITAVGGTIVKL, encoded by the coding sequence ATGAATTTAAGTAATTTAAAACCTGCTGCAGGTTCTACAAAAAGCCGTAAAAGAATTGGTCGCGGACCCGGTTCAGGAATGGGTGGAACTTCAACAAGAGGACACAAAGGAGCAAAACAACGCTCTGGATACAGCAGAAAATTAGGATTTGAGGGAGGTCAAATGCCACTTCAACGTCGTTTGCCTAAATTTGGATTTAAAAATCCTAACCACGTAGAGTACAAAGCAATCAATCTATCTACAATCCAAACATTAGCTGAGGCTAAAGGATTGGAGAAAATTGATGTAAACACTCTAATCGAGGCTGGATTCGTTGCCAAAAACCAAATGGTTAAAATCTTAGGTGGCGGAACAATCACTGCTAAACTTGAAGTAACAGCAAACGCATTCTCAAAATCAGCAGAAGCAGCAATCACTGCAGTTGGAGGCACAATCGTTAAACTCTAA
- the rpmD gene encoding 50S ribosomal protein L30, which translates to MKTIKITQVKSKIKCPAVQKKTLEALGLRKLNQTVEHTATPQILGMVEKVKHLVVVE; encoded by the coding sequence ATGAAGACAATTAAAATCACACAAGTAAAAAGTAAAATCAAATGTCCCGCTGTCCAAAAGAAAACCCTTGAAGCTTTAGGATTGCGTAAACTAAACCAAACAGTTGAGCATACAGCCACTCCTCAAATCTTAGGAATGGTAGAGAAAGTAAAACACTTGGTAGTAGTTGAATAA
- the rpsE gene encoding 30S ribosomal protein S5 yields the protein MAVKYNRVKSTNDLELKDRLVHINRVTKVTKGGRTFSFSAIVVVGDGKGIVGYGLGKASEVTAAIAKGVESAKKNLIKVPVYKGTIPHEQFAKFGGAQVLIKPASHGTGVKAGGAMRAVLESVGVTDVLAKSKGSSNPHNLVKATFAALAELRDAAMVARNRGVSVEKVFKG from the coding sequence ATGGCAGTAAAATATAACAGAGTAAAGTCAACTAACGACTTGGAATTAAAAGACAGATTGGTACACATCAATCGTGTAACAAAAGTTACAAAAGGAGGTCGTACATTCAGCTTTTCAGCCATCGTAGTAGTAGGTGACGGCAAAGGAATCGTTGGTTACGGATTAGGAAAAGCCAGCGAGGTTACAGCTGCTATTGCAAAAGGCGTAGAGTCTGCAAAGAAAAACCTTATCAAAGTACCAGTATATAAAGGAACTATTCCTCACGAGCAATTTGCAAAATTCGGAGGAGCGCAAGTACTAATCAAACCAGCATCACACGGTACCGGAGTTAAAGCAGGAGGTGCGATGCGTGCGGTATTAGAGAGCGTTGGAGTAACTGACGTATTGGCAAAATCAAAAGGTTCTTCAAACCCTCACAACTTGGTAAAAGCTACATTTGCAGCATTAGCAGAGTTGCGTGACGCAGCAATGGTAGCACGTAACCGTGGAGTATCAGTAGAAAAAGTATTTAAAGGTTAA
- a CDS encoding 50S ribosomal protein L18, producing MNKIERRIKIKTRIRGKISGTAETPRMTVFRSNKQIYVQIIDDLAGKTLASASSKGLADGDNKAAAAQVGELIAKKAQEAGITTVVFDRNGYLYHGRVKELAEAARKGGLKF from the coding sequence ATGAATAAGATAGAAAGAAGAATAAAGATCAAAACCCGCATACGTGGTAAAATTTCAGGAACAGCAGAAACACCTCGTATGACAGTGTTCCGTAGCAACAAACAAATCTACGTTCAAATCATCGATGACTTAGCTGGTAAAACATTAGCAAGTGCATCATCAAAAGGATTAGCAGACGGAGATAACAAAGCTGCAGCAGCACAAGTAGGAGAGTTAATAGCAAAAAAGGCACAAGAGGCAGGAATTACAACAGTAGTATTCGACCGTAACGGTTACCTCTATCATGGCCGAGTAAAAGAGCTTGCAGAAGCAGCTCGTAAGGGTGGACTTAAATTTTAA